CGGCGGCGAGGAGGAGGATTCCGCCGACGGTCTCGGTGCGCAAGGCATCCGCCACGAAGTTCCGCTCGGGGAGGGAGAGAAGCCCGAGGAACTTACGGGGGGTGGGGGTCGGCGCTGCCACGGGTGAGGACCTCCGGTCGGATAGGCAGGGCAAAGCACGTGCCGACCAGACTTCCCGGCGCACCTCGGTTTTCCTGTCGCGTCTTCGACGCCGTTCCTTACCTTACCTAATGACTTCGTCCGGGTGAACGGGGGTACGTCCGGTTGATCTTTCACCATAGGCGCAGAAGGGGCACCCGGCGCGTTCGCCCCGGGTGCCCCTCGCGGTGGCCTCGCGGGCTCAGTCCTCCGAGGCCGCGGTCGGCAGCTTGGACTGGATGAGGTCCATGACCGAGGAGTCGGTGAGGGTCGTGACGTCACCGAGCCGGCGGTTCTCCGCCACGTCCCGCAGCAGCCGGCGCATGATCTTGCCGGACCGGGTCTTGGGCAGCTCGGCCACCGGCAGGACCCGCTTGGGCTTCGCGATCGGCCCGAGTGTCGCCCCGACGTGGTCGCGGAGCTCGGCGACGAGGGTCTCGTCCTCGTGCGCCGTCCCGCGCAGGATCACGAACGCCACGATGGCCTGGCCGGTCGTGTCGTCGGCCGCGCCGACGACGGCCGCCTCGGCGACCTTGGGGTGGGACACCAGGGCGGACTCGACCTCGGTCGTCGAGATGTTGTGGCCGGACACCAGCATCACGTCGTCCACGCGGCCCAGCAGCCAGATGTCGCCGTCGTCGTCCTTCTTCGCACCGTCACCCGCGAAGTACCGGCCCTCGAAGCGCGACCAGTAGGTGTCGATGAAGCGCTGGTCGTCGCCCCAGATGGTGCGCAGCATCGAGGGCCACGGCTCGGTGAGGACCAGATAGCCGCCACCGCCGTCGGGCACCTCGCGGCCCTCGTCGTCGACGACCGTCGCGGCGATGCCCGGCAGGGGACGCTGGGCCGAGCCGGGCTTGGTCTCGGTGACGCCCGGAAGCGGCGAGATCATCATGGCGCCGGTCTCGGTCTGCCACCAGGTGTCCACGATGGGGGTGGTGCCGCCGCCGATGTGCTCCCGGTACCAGATCCAGGCCTCGGGGTTGATCGGCTCGCCGACCGAGCCGAGGACGCGCAGGCTCGACAGGTCGGCCTTGGCGGGGATGTCGTCGCCCCACTTCATGAACGTGCGGATCGCCGTCGGCGCCGTGTAGAGGATCGTCACGCCGTACTTCTGGACGATGTCCCAGAAGCGGCCCTGGTGCGGGGTGTCGGGAGTGCCCTCGTACATCACCTGCGTCGCGCCGTTGGCCAGGGGCCCGTACACGATGTACGAGTGGCCCGTCACCCAGCCGATGTCGGCCGTGCACCAGTAGACGTCGGTCTCCGGCTTGAGGTCGAAGACGGCGTGGTGGGTGTAGGCCGCCTGGGTGAGGTAGCCGCCGGAGGTGTGCAGGATCCCCTTGGGCTTCCCCGTCGTGCCGGAGGTGTACAGGATGAAGAGCGGGTGCTCGGCGTCGAACGCCTCCGGCGTGTGCTCGGCCGGCTGGCGCGCGACCACGTCGTGCCACCAGACGTCCCGGCCCTCGGTGATCGCGGTGTCCTGGCCGGTGCGGCGGACCACCAGCACGTGTTCGACCTGAGGGCACTTGGCGACCGCCTCGTCGATGGCGGGCTTGAGCGCGCTGGGCTTGCCGCGCCGGTGGCCGCCGTCGGCGGTGATCACCAGCTTGGCGTCGGCGTCCTGGATGCGGGAGGCCACGGCGTCCGCCGAGAACCCGCCGAAGACCACCGAGTGTGCGGCACCGATCCGGGCGCAGGCCAGCATCGCCACGGCGGCCTCGGGAATCATGGGCAGGTAGATCGCGACCCGGTCGCCCTTGCGGACGCCCAGCTCCGTCAGTGCGTTGGCGGCCCTGGAGACCTCGTCCTTGAGTTCGGCGTAGGTGAGGGACCGGCTGTCGCCCGGTTCGCCCTCGAAGTGGATCGCGACGCGGTCCCCGTGCCCGGCCTCGACGTGGCGGTCGACGCAGTTGTACGCGACGTTGAGCCTGCCGTCGGCGAACCACTTGGCGAACGGAGGGTTCGACCAGTCCAGGGTCTCGGTCGGCTCCTCGGCCCAGGTGAGCCGCCGCGCCTGCTCGGCCCAGAAGCCGAGCCTGTCCGCCGCGGCCTGCTGGTACGCCTCCGCCGTCACGTTGGCGTGCGCGGCCAGCTCGGCCGGCGGGGCGAACCGCCGCTCTTCCTTCAAGAGGTTGGCCAGGCTCTCGTTGCTCACGACATCTCCCTTTCCCAGGGCGTCCTCTGTGCCTATGTGTCCCAGGCCATAGCTCATCAGGCGGACGGCCGGGTGACAAGGGCCTTCAGAAAATGGTTTAGACCTATTGAGGGTGTGGGTGGCCGGTGGGACGCGAGGCCGCTCGTCCCGGACGAGCGGCCCCTTCTCCCGGGCGGTGGGGGAAGGGGCCACCCGTACTCACGTATGCCAGGCGAGGTCGGTTCACCCCGCCGAGTGGCCCGGACGTTGTGTCCGGT
The Streptomyces tirandamycinicus DNA segment above includes these coding regions:
- the acs gene encoding acetate--CoA ligase; protein product: MSNESLANLLKEERRFAPPAELAAHANVTAEAYQQAAADRLGFWAEQARRLTWAEEPTETLDWSNPPFAKWFADGRLNVAYNCVDRHVEAGHGDRVAIHFEGEPGDSRSLTYAELKDEVSRAANALTELGVRKGDRVAIYLPMIPEAAVAMLACARIGAAHSVVFGGFSADAVASRIQDADAKLVITADGGHRRGKPSALKPAIDEAVAKCPQVEHVLVVRRTGQDTAITEGRDVWWHDVVARQPAEHTPEAFDAEHPLFILYTSGTTGKPKGILHTSGGYLTQAAYTHHAVFDLKPETDVYWCTADIGWVTGHSYIVYGPLANGATQVMYEGTPDTPHQGRFWDIVQKYGVTILYTAPTAIRTFMKWGDDIPAKADLSSLRVLGSVGEPINPEAWIWYREHIGGGTTPIVDTWWQTETGAMMISPLPGVTETKPGSAQRPLPGIAATVVDDEGREVPDGGGGYLVLTEPWPSMLRTIWGDDQRFIDTYWSRFEGRYFAGDGAKKDDDGDIWLLGRVDDVMLVSGHNISTTEVESALVSHPKVAEAAVVGAADDTTGQAIVAFVILRGTAHEDETLVAELRDHVGATLGPIAKPKRVLPVAELPKTRSGKIMRRLLRDVAENRRLGDVTTLTDSSVMDLIQSKLPTAASED